Below is a window of Escherichia coli DSM 30083 = JCM 1649 = ATCC 11775 DNA.
TCAGATTTGATCCTCGTGTTGCTGTCGCTGGTGGATATGACGCTGGTTGGCGGTTTGCTGGTGATGGTGATGTTTTCCGGTTACGAGAATTTCGTCTCACAACTCGATATCTCCGAGAACAAAGAGAAGCTGAACTGGCTGGGGAAAATGGACGCAACGTCGCTGAAAAACAAAGTAGCAGCGTCGATTGTGGCAATTTCTTCCATTCACTTACTGCGCGTCTTTATGGATGCGAAAAATGTCCCTGATAACAAACTGATGTGGTACGTCATTATCCATCTGACGTTTGTGCTCTCTGCATTTGTGATGGGCTATCTTGACCGACTGACTCGTCATAATCACTGATCTGATTCGGGCGCGGTTCTCGCGCCCGTTATTAACAGGTCATTTATCGGAAGACGCCTGCCACAGATTCAGCTCTCCATCGGCGATATGCTGATCAATCTGCGCCAGCTCCTCGGTGCTAAATGTCAGATTATTCAGCGCCTGCACGTTCTCCTCAAGTTGCTCCGCGCGGCTGGCACCAATCAATACCGACGTCACTCGCTCATCTTTCAGCAACCAGCTTAACGCCATTTGCGCCATTGATTGTCCACGCTGCTGTGCCATTTCATGCAATAAGCGCAGGCTGTTGAGGTTGGCTTCGGTGAGCATTTTCGGCGTCAGACCACGAACTTTATTCCCTTCACGATGCATCCGTGAATCTTGCGGAATACCGTTGAGATATTTTCCGGTCAGCAATCCCTGAGCCAGTGGAGTAAAGGCAATGCAGCCCACGCCGTTATTTTGCAGGGTATCCAGCAGGCCGCTTTTATCCACCCAGCGGTTCAGTAAATTGTACGAAGGTTGATGAATTAACAGCGGAATTTTCCACTCGCGCAGCAACTCGACCATTTTTTGCGTCCGCTCTGGCGAGTAAGAGGAGATCCCGACATACAGCGCCTTACCGCTTTGTACCGAATGAGCCAGCGCAGAGGCGGTTTCTTCCATCGGCGTATTTTCATCGACGCGATGAGAGTAAAAGATATCGACATACTCAAGCCCCATACGCTTCAGGCTTTGGTCGAGGCTGGCGAGCAGGTATTTACGTGAGCCGCCAGAGCCGTATGGACCGGGCCACATATCGTATCCGGCTTTGGTAGAGATAATCAGTTCATCGCGATAAGCGGCAAAATCCTCGCGCAGCAGGCGACCAAAGTTTTCTTCTGCGCTTCCTGGAGGCGGCCCGTAATTGTTGGCTAAATCAAAGTGCGTAATGCCTAAATCAAACGCTTTACGCAGGATCGCACGCTGTGATTCCAGCGCGTTAACGTGACCGAAATTGTGCCATAAACCGAGCGATAACGCGGGCAGGCGTAAACCACTTTTTCCGCAATAGCGGTACTGCA
It encodes the following:
- the yqhA gene encoding TIGR00645 family protein; protein product: MERFLENAMYASRWLLAPVYFGLSLALVALALKFFQEIIHVLPNIFSMAESDLILVLLSLVDMTLVGGLLVMVMFSGYENFVSQLDISENKEKLNWLGKMDATSLKNKVAASIVAISSIHLLRVFMDAKNVPDNKLMWYVIIHLTFVLSAFVMGYLDRLTRHNH
- the gpr gene encoding L-glyceraldehyde 3-phosphate reductase is translated as MVWLANPERYGRMQYRYCGKSGLRLPALSLGLWHNFGHVNALESQRAILRKAFDLGITHFDLANNYGPPPGSAEENFGRLLREDFAAYRDELIISTKAGYDMWPGPYGSGGSRKYLLASLDQSLKRMGLEYVDIFYSHRVDENTPMEETASALAHSVQSGKALYVGISSYSPERTQKMVELLREWKIPLLIHQPSYNLLNRWVDKSGLLDTLQNNGVGCIAFTPLAQGLLTGKYLNGIPQDSRMHREGNKVRGLTPKMLTEANLNSLRLLHEMAQQRGQSMAQMALSWLLKDERVTSVLIGASRAEQLEENVQALNNLTFSTEELAQIDQHIADGELNLWQASSDK